In a single window of the Micromonospora sp. WMMD1155 genome:
- the ftsZ gene encoding cell division protein FtsZ, producing the protein MTPPHNYLAVIKVVGIGGGGVNAVNRMIEVGLKGVEFIAINTDAQALLMSDADVKLDVGRELTRGLGAGANPDVGKNAAEDHRDEIEEVLKGADMVFVTCGEGGGTGTGGAPVVANIARKLGALTIGVVTRPFSFEGKRRQVQAESGIDELRNQCDTLIVIPNDRLLALGDRNISMMDAFRTADQVLLSGVQGITDLITTPGLINLDFADVKSVMSGAGSALMGIGSARGENRAVEAAEAAISSPLLEQSMDGARGVLLSIAGGSDLGLFEINDAAQLVTDAAHPDANIIFGAVIDDALGDEVRVTVIAAGFDGGTPAYKAAEPTRKTNTNQPAPQSTPVSAPATNPAPAQSPRRVLFDDVDVPDFLKNGS; encoded by the coding sequence ATGACACCTCCGCACAACTACCTGGCGGTCATCAAGGTCGTCGGCATCGGGGGCGGCGGCGTCAACGCCGTCAACCGGATGATCGAGGTTGGGCTCAAGGGCGTCGAGTTCATCGCGATCAACACCGATGCGCAGGCGCTGCTGATGAGTGACGCCGACGTGAAGCTCGACGTCGGCCGGGAGTTGACCCGCGGCCTGGGCGCCGGGGCCAACCCGGACGTCGGCAAGAACGCCGCCGAGGACCACCGCGACGAGATCGAGGAGGTGCTCAAGGGCGCCGACATGGTCTTCGTGACCTGCGGTGAGGGCGGCGGCACCGGCACCGGTGGCGCGCCCGTGGTGGCCAACATCGCGCGCAAGCTCGGCGCGCTGACGATCGGTGTGGTGACCCGCCCGTTCTCCTTCGAGGGCAAGCGCCGTCAGGTGCAGGCCGAGTCGGGGATAGACGAACTCCGCAACCAGTGCGACACGCTGATCGTGATCCCGAACGACCGGCTGCTGGCCCTGGGCGACCGCAACATCAGCATGATGGACGCGTTCCGCACGGCCGACCAGGTGCTGCTCTCCGGTGTGCAGGGCATCACCGACCTGATCACCACCCCGGGTCTGATCAACCTGGACTTCGCCGACGTCAAGAGCGTGATGAGCGGCGCCGGCAGCGCGTTGATGGGCATCGGCAGCGCCCGCGGTGAGAACCGCGCGGTGGAGGCGGCCGAGGCGGCCATCTCCAGCCCGCTGCTGGAGCAGAGCATGGACGGCGCGCGCGGCGTGCTGCTCTCCATCGCCGGCGGTTCCGACCTCGGCCTGTTCGAGATCAACGACGCCGCCCAGCTGGTCACCGACGCGGCCCACCCGGACGCCAACATCATCTTCGGTGCGGTGATCGACGACGCGCTCGGCGACGAGGTGCGGGTGACGGTCATCGCGGCGGGCTTCGACGGCGGTACGCCCGCGTACAAGGCGGCCGAGCCGACCCGCAAGACCAACACCAACCAGCCGGCGCCGCAGAGCACGCCGGTGTCGGCACCGGCGACCAATCCGGCTCCGGCGCAGTCGCCGCGCCGCGTGCTCTTCGACGACGTGGACGTTCCCGACTTCCTCAAGAACGGTTCCTGA
- a CDS encoding YggS family pyridoxal phosphate-dependent enzyme — translation MTDSSATVRPERHAEIAAGLTQVRSRIADACALAGRDRADVTMIAVTKTYPAGDVLALAGLGVTDMGENRDQEAAVKAAEVAAAGVRPRWHFIGQLQRNKARSVVRYADVVHSVDSVRLARALATATADRESPLDVLVQVSIDGDAARGGALPGSADPGAGLEPVAEAVADASGLRLVGLMAVAPLGWEPERAFAGLAEVADVFRRIHPGATELSAGMSGDFEVAIRYGATHVRVGSALLGMRSTLR, via the coding sequence ATGACCGACAGCTCAGCCACGGTGCGGCCGGAACGGCACGCCGAGATCGCGGCCGGCCTCACTCAGGTGCGGTCCCGGATCGCCGACGCCTGCGCGCTGGCCGGACGGGACCGCGCCGACGTCACGATGATCGCGGTGACCAAGACCTACCCGGCCGGCGACGTGTTGGCGTTGGCCGGGCTCGGGGTGACCGACATGGGGGAGAACCGCGACCAGGAGGCGGCCGTCAAGGCCGCCGAGGTGGCGGCGGCCGGGGTGCGTCCCCGGTGGCATTTCATCGGTCAGTTGCAGCGCAACAAGGCCCGCTCGGTGGTCCGGTACGCCGACGTGGTGCACTCCGTCGACAGTGTCCGGCTGGCCCGGGCGTTGGCCACCGCGACCGCCGACCGGGAGTCGCCGCTCGACGTCCTGGTCCAGGTGAGCATCGACGGCGACGCGGCCCGGGGCGGGGCGTTGCCCGGGTCGGCCGATCCGGGCGCCGGGCTGGAGCCGGTGGCCGAGGCGGTGGCCGACGCGTCCGGGCTGCGTCTGGTCGGCCTCATGGCGGTCGCACCGCTGGGTTGGGAACCGGAGCGGGCATTCGCCGGCCTCGCCGAGGTTGCCGACGTGTTTCGGCGCATCCACCCGGGAGCGACAGAGCTGTCCGCGGGGATGAGTGGCGATTTCGAGGTCGCGATCCGATATGGCGCGACACATGTCCGCGTCGGTAGCGCGTTGCTCGGAATGCGTTCCACGCTGCGGTAG
- the sepF gene encoding cell division protein SepF — protein MGALRKAGVWLGLVEEDDERAYDDGGYDKGGYRESRYRQSRYAEEFADEDEDDTEEPPAPRPRVSERGRLSERTSARLGESERGDGERPERIERSSVRSITRSSAGETSGALTYHTRDNLALAPQVTARERALPEEEQRYQITTLHPTTYREARTIGEHFRDGVPVIINLTEMDEADARRLVDFAAGLAFGLRGTIERVTNRVFLLSPANVQVTAEDKAKIAEGGFFSLS, from the coding sequence ATGGGTGCACTGCGCAAGGCGGGGGTCTGGCTCGGTCTGGTCGAGGAAGACGACGAGCGGGCCTACGACGACGGTGGCTACGACAAGGGTGGCTACCGCGAGTCGCGTTACCGGCAGAGCCGGTACGCCGAGGAGTTCGCCGACGAGGACGAGGACGACACCGAGGAGCCGCCTGCTCCCCGGCCGCGGGTCAGCGAGCGGGGGCGGCTCTCCGAGCGCACGAGCGCGCGGTTGGGTGAGTCCGAGCGTGGTGACGGCGAGCGTCCGGAGCGGATCGAGCGGTCCAGCGTCCGGTCGATCACCCGGTCGTCGGCCGGTGAGACCTCCGGCGCGCTGACCTACCACACCCGCGACAACCTGGCCCTCGCGCCGCAGGTCACGGCACGTGAGCGGGCGTTGCCCGAGGAGGAGCAGCGGTACCAGATCACGACGCTGCACCCGACCACCTACCGCGAGGCGCGCACGATCGGTGAGCACTTCCGCGACGGGGTTCCGGTGATCATCAATCTCACCGAGATGGATGAGGCCGATGCCCGCCGTCTGGTGGACTTCGCCGCCGGTCTGGCGTTCGGCCTGCGCGGTACGATCGAGCGCGTGACCAATCGGGTGTTCCTGCTCTCACCGGCTAATGTCCAGGTCACCGCTGAGGACAAGGCCAAGATCGCTGAGGGCGGTTTTTTCAGCCTGAGTTGA
- a CDS encoding YggT family protein, which produces MLSILLQVLYLILYVFLLLLLSRFVLSAVLQYGRRWQPGRGASAGLESVWSVTDPPLNALRRVIPPLRIGTVSIDLASLVLLVILFVLMEFVLGPSIRASA; this is translated from the coding sequence GTGTTGTCGATCTTACTGCAAGTGCTGTACCTGATCCTTTATGTCTTCCTGCTCCTTCTCCTGTCCCGGTTCGTGTTGAGCGCCGTCCTGCAGTACGGCCGGCGCTGGCAACCGGGGCGCGGCGCATCGGCAGGATTGGAATCCGTGTGGAGCGTCACTGATCCCCCTCTCAACGCGTTGAGGCGTGTGATCCCTCCGCTGCGAATTGGTACCGTGAGCATCGACCTGGCCTCCCTTGTGCTCCTGGTTATCCTGTTCGTGCTGATGGAGTTCGTGTTAGGGCCGTCGATCAGGGCATCTGCCTGA
- a CDS encoding DivIVA domain-containing protein, with the protein MPLTPADVHNVAFKKPPIGKRGYDEEEVDAFLDEVERELARLIEENNELRAQVERGGRGGAPAGPGGDARLAAELNDVKAQLDRVQRDKSAAEQAARAMQAELEQVRTTGGPAGVTGDGEQQALRVLMMAQRTADDHVSDARREADSLLSEARSKAEEVTREARAKADALERDARQRHQEAMGGLDAKRTALQKHIEELKQFEREYRTRLKAYLESQLRDLDGRGQGLEAEMTRSEAGRVAGGNGLAAAGLAGSYGGGGRSGALEAGR; encoded by the coding sequence ATGCCGCTGACCCCGGCCGACGTCCACAACGTCGCCTTCAAAAAGCCGCCGATCGGCAAGCGGGGGTATGACGAGGAAGAGGTCGACGCCTTCCTCGACGAGGTCGAGCGCGAGCTCGCCCGTCTCATCGAGGAGAACAACGAGCTGCGCGCCCAGGTGGAGCGCGGCGGCCGTGGCGGCGCCCCCGCGGGCCCCGGCGGCGACGCCCGACTGGCGGCGGAGCTCAACGACGTCAAGGCCCAGCTGGACCGGGTGCAGCGCGACAAGTCGGCGGCCGAGCAGGCCGCCCGCGCGATGCAGGCCGAGCTGGAGCAGGTCCGCACGACCGGCGGCCCCGCAGGGGTCACCGGTGACGGCGAGCAGCAGGCCCTGCGCGTGCTGATGATGGCTCAGCGCACCGCCGACGACCACGTGTCCGACGCCCGCCGCGAGGCCGACAGCCTGCTGTCCGAGGCTCGCAGCAAGGCCGAGGAGGTGACCCGGGAGGCACGCGCGAAGGCTGACGCCCTCGAGCGGGACGCCCGCCAGCGGCACCAGGAGGCCATGGGCGGCCTGGACGCCAAGCGCACCGCCCTGCAGAAGCACATCGAGGAGCTCAAGCAGTTCGAGCGTGAGTACCGCACCCGGCTCAAGGCGTACCTGGAGAGCCAGCTGCGGGACCTCGACGGTCGCGGCCAGGGCCTCGAAGCCGAGATGACCCGCTCCGAAGCCGGCCGGGTCGCCGGCGGCAACGGGCTGGCCGCCGCGGGCCTCGCCGGTTCGTACGGTGGCGGCGGGCGCTCCGGCGCCCTCGAAGCCGGACGCTGA
- a CDS encoding DUF167 domain-containing protein translates to MPAQETLTVAVRVKPGASRGRVGGRFDGPHGPALVIAVHDPAVDGRATEAARRALAAALGLRPAAVSLRAGAASRDKLFLVDRPTPELPALLRRLRDGSAE, encoded by the coding sequence GTGCCCGCGCAGGAGACGCTCACCGTCGCGGTACGGGTGAAGCCAGGCGCCTCCCGGGGCCGGGTGGGTGGGCGCTTCGACGGTCCACACGGGCCGGCCCTGGTGATCGCCGTGCACGACCCAGCCGTCGACGGGCGGGCGACCGAGGCGGCCCGCCGGGCGTTGGCAGCCGCCCTGGGGCTTCGGCCGGCCGCGGTGTCGCTGCGCGCCGGCGCGGCCAGCCGGGACAAGCTCTTCCTCGTCGACCGGCCCACGCCGGAGCTGCCCGCGCTGCTGCGCCGACTGCGCGACGGATCCGCCGAGTGA
- a CDS encoding potassium/proton antiporter, translating to MTPGLDIALLLGAAVLLVAVGAVRLSTRLGVPSLLVYLALGVAIGEGGLGIRFDDVELTRALGFCALIVIIAEGGLTARWTTLRPVLGLASALSTVGVIVSIVVVGVAVHLLLGLDWRLALLYGAVLSSTDAAAVFATLRRLRLPPRLVATLEAESGMNDAPVVLLVVLLSHEGWAHPWWYEAGLVCYELGVGAAVGVGAGVAGTWALRRAALPSAGLYPIAAVGITVLAYAAGAVLHASGFLAVYVAGVLLGNARLSHRQAILGFADGLAWLAQIGLFVLLGLLASPGRLASAVLPAVVAGLALVLLARPLSVAVSALPFRVGLREQAFLSWAGLRGAVPIVLATIPLSERVPGAERLFDVVFVLVVIFTLVQAGALGPFARRLGVTAPTEAAEIHVETAPLERMRADLLQVEVPPGSRLAGVHVDELRLPLGASVTLVLRDGVGFVPAPDTRLKTGDSLLIVATAGVRDAAERRLRAVSRRGRLARWFGEHGDEVPG from the coding sequence GTGACACCCGGGTTGGACATCGCGCTGCTGCTCGGTGCGGCCGTGCTGCTGGTAGCCGTCGGTGCGGTGCGGCTGTCCACCCGCCTCGGCGTGCCCAGCCTCCTCGTCTACCTGGCGCTGGGCGTGGCGATCGGCGAGGGCGGGCTGGGCATCCGCTTCGACGACGTCGAGCTGACCCGGGCGCTCGGCTTCTGCGCTCTGATCGTGATCATCGCCGAGGGTGGTCTCACCGCCCGGTGGACCACGCTACGGCCGGTGCTCGGGCTGGCCTCGGCGCTCTCCACGGTCGGCGTGATCGTGAGCATCGTGGTGGTCGGTGTCGCCGTACACCTTCTGTTGGGGTTGGACTGGCGGTTGGCGTTGCTCTACGGGGCCGTGCTGTCGTCTACCGACGCGGCGGCCGTCTTCGCCACCCTGCGCCGGCTGCGGTTGCCGCCCCGGCTGGTGGCCACCCTGGAGGCCGAGTCGGGCATGAACGACGCCCCGGTGGTGCTGCTGGTGGTGCTGCTGTCTCACGAGGGCTGGGCGCATCCGTGGTGGTATGAGGCCGGGTTGGTCTGCTACGAGCTGGGCGTGGGCGCGGCGGTGGGCGTGGGCGCCGGTGTGGCGGGCACCTGGGCGCTGCGTCGGGCGGCGTTGCCGTCGGCCGGTCTCTATCCGATCGCCGCGGTGGGCATCACCGTGTTGGCGTACGCCGCCGGAGCGGTGCTGCACGCCTCGGGTTTCCTCGCCGTCTACGTGGCCGGGGTGCTGCTGGGTAACGCCCGGTTGTCGCACCGGCAGGCGATCCTGGGTTTCGCGGACGGGCTCGCGTGGCTCGCCCAGATCGGGCTGTTCGTGCTGCTCGGGTTGCTGGCCTCACCGGGTCGGCTGGCCTCGGCGGTGCTGCCCGCGGTGGTCGCGGGGCTGGCCCTGGTGCTGCTGGCTAGGCCGTTGTCGGTGGCCGTCTCGGCGTTGCCGTTCCGGGTCGGCCTCCGCGAACAGGCGTTCCTGTCCTGGGCGGGGCTGCGCGGGGCGGTGCCGATCGTGCTGGCCACCATTCCGCTCTCCGAGCGGGTGCCCGGTGCGGAGCGTCTCTTCGACGTGGTCTTCGTGCTGGTGGTGATCTTCACGCTGGTGCAGGCCGGGGCCCTGGGGCCGTTCGCCCGTCGGTTGGGGGTGACCGCGCCGACCGAGGCCGCCGAGATCCACGTGGAGACCGCCCCGCTGGAGCGGATGCGCGCGGACCTGCTCCAGGTGGAGGTGCCGCCGGGCTCGCGGTTGGCCGGCGTGCACGTCGACGAACTGCGGCTGCCGTTGGGTGCGTCGGTGACGTTGGTGCTGCGCGACGGGGTCGGTTTCGTGCCCGCGCCGGACACCCGTCTGAAGACCGGCGACAGCCTGTTGATCGTGGCGACCGCCGGGGTGCGGGACGCCGCCGAACGGAGGTTGCGGGCGGTCAGTCGGCGGGGTCGGTTGGCCCGGTGGTTTGGCGAACACGGTGATGAGGTGCCTGGTTGA
- a CDS encoding TraR/DksA C4-type zinc finger protein: MAKPADTRTAGRKPVAKATRSTAETEKIRAALAARRDELRAEYDQTLSEITELQRDRLTDSAGDDQADTGTKTLEREQEISLANSILERITQVERALERLDEGGYGWCERCGNPIPVERLAAFPSATQCVTCKQLEERR, encoded by the coding sequence ATGGCTAAGCCAGCCGACACCAGGACCGCCGGGCGTAAGCCGGTGGCCAAGGCCACCCGGAGCACTGCGGAGACCGAGAAGATCCGGGCGGCGTTGGCGGCGCGGCGGGACGAGCTCCGCGCCGAGTACGATCAGACGCTGAGCGAGATCACCGAGCTGCAGCGCGACCGGCTGACCGACTCGGCCGGGGACGACCAGGCCGACACGGGCACCAAGACGCTCGAGCGGGAGCAGGAGATCTCTCTCGCCAACAGCATCCTGGAACGGATCACGCAGGTGGAGCGCGCGCTGGAGCGCCTCGACGAGGGTGGTTACGGCTGGTGCGAGCGGTGCGGCAACCCGATCCCGGTCGAGCGCCTCGCCGCATTCCCGTCGGCCACCCAGTGTGTGACGTGCAAGCAGCTGGAGGAACGGCGCTGA
- the lspA gene encoding signal peptidase II produces MTAVPSAEPGRTDPGGGTRRPRAVAILAGVALVALLADLVTKHLALAALTDREPVRLLGGFVYLSLTRNSGAAWSIGADHTWVFPLITIGVVGWIVWMALRLRSLPWAISLGLVLGGALGNLVDRIFRAPAPFHGHVVDMISLFDPYGQVWPVFNLADSSLVCGVLLAVLLELTGRQRDGGRAGRDGDPAETDAAQGADQRERA; encoded by the coding sequence ATGACCGCAGTACCGTCCGCCGAACCCGGCCGCACCGACCCGGGTGGCGGCACACGCCGACCTCGGGCCGTCGCGATTCTCGCCGGAGTCGCCCTGGTGGCCCTGCTGGCCGACCTGGTCACCAAGCACCTCGCGCTGGCCGCGTTGACCGACCGGGAGCCGGTCCGACTGCTCGGCGGGTTCGTCTACCTGAGCCTGACCCGCAACAGCGGCGCCGCCTGGAGCATCGGGGCGGACCACACCTGGGTCTTCCCGCTGATCACCATCGGTGTGGTCGGCTGGATCGTCTGGATGGCACTGCGACTGCGCTCACTGCCCTGGGCGATCTCCCTCGGCCTGGTGCTGGGTGGCGCGCTGGGCAACCTCGTCGACCGGATCTTCCGGGCACCCGCGCCCTTCCACGGGCACGTGGTCGACATGATCAGCCTGTTCGACCCGTACGGCCAGGTGTGGCCGGTGTTCAACCTGGCGGACAGCTCGCTGGTCTGCGGCGTACTGCTGGCCGTGCTGTTGGAGTTGACCGGCCGCCAGCGTGACGGCGGGCGGGCCGGCCGCGACGGCGACCCGGCCGAGACCGACGCCGCCCAGGGCGCCGACCAGCGGGAGCGGGCATGA
- a CDS encoding RluA family pseudouridine synthase — protein sequence MTSAFAAGGDHRSLPVPDGLDGMRLDQAVSRLFGLSRTAAAALVDAGDALVDGSARPNSHKVKAGSWLDVTLPAPVAPPTVVPQAVPGLRVVYADDDIVVVDKPVGVAAHPSPGWTGPTVIGGLAAIGHRISTSGAAERQGVVHRLDVGTTGIMVVAKSEQAYTALKRAFKYREVDKGYHAVVQGHLDPLRGTVDAPIDRHPTHDYRWAVVSGGKPSITHYDTLEAFPAASLVDVRLETGRTHQIRVHFSTLRHPCVGDLTYGADPTLSARLGLARQWLHARELSFLHPRTGDEVRFVSDYPDDLDRALQILRD from the coding sequence ATGACCTCCGCATTCGCCGCCGGCGGCGACCACCGTTCCCTGCCGGTGCCGGACGGCCTCGACGGCATGCGACTGGACCAGGCCGTGTCCCGCCTGTTCGGGCTCTCCCGCACCGCCGCCGCGGCCCTGGTGGATGCCGGGGACGCGCTGGTCGACGGCAGCGCCCGGCCCAACTCGCACAAGGTGAAGGCCGGGTCCTGGCTGGACGTCACGTTGCCGGCCCCGGTCGCGCCACCGACGGTGGTGCCGCAGGCGGTGCCCGGCCTGCGGGTCGTCTACGCCGACGACGACATCGTGGTGGTCGACAAGCCGGTGGGGGTGGCGGCCCACCCGAGCCCCGGGTGGACCGGCCCGACGGTGATCGGCGGCCTCGCCGCGATCGGGCACCGCATCTCCACCAGTGGCGCCGCCGAGCGCCAGGGCGTGGTGCACCGGCTCGACGTGGGGACCACCGGGATCATGGTGGTCGCCAAGAGCGAACAGGCCTACACGGCGTTGAAGCGGGCCTTCAAGTACCGCGAGGTGGACAAGGGCTACCACGCGGTGGTGCAGGGTCACCTGGACCCGCTGCGCGGGACGGTGGACGCGCCGATCGACAGGCACCCCACCCACGACTACCGCTGGGCGGTGGTGTCCGGCGGCAAGCCGAGCATCACCCACTACGACACCCTGGAGGCGTTCCCGGCGGCGAGCCTGGTCGACGTCCGGCTGGAGACCGGTCGGACCCACCAGATCCGGGTCCACTTCTCCACCCTGCGGCACCCCTGCGTGGGTGATCTGACCTACGGCGCCGACCCCACCCTCTCGGCCCGTCTCGGTCTGGCCCGACAGTGGTTGCACGCCCGCGAACTGAGCTTTCTGCACCCCCGAACGGGGGACGAGGTCCGGTTCGTCAGCGACTACCCTGACGACCTGGACCGTGCGCTCCAGATCCTGCGTGACTGA
- a CDS encoding ATPase — translation MALGGRAVEGSETGWGRPAEPAPRWRALLDRARLGGRGAEQTEPDRRADDAPPDPLPRRAAPNGYAGRAPAIGHPADLSYGAEPDYRAEATYRVDPAYRAEPGYRADPAYRTEPDYRADPAYRAEPDYRSDPAYRTEPGYRSEPGFRTEPDYRAEPAYRAEPTYRPDPGYRAEPGYRAEPGYPAEPAYRPEPGYRAEPDYRAEPTYRTEPEPPPAVPDPGQSRYALLDNGYRPNDPPVESRYALLETGYQPETGYPVAVPSPPPVAAPPAAPVVPPPVAPPTPSVGSAVVERAYPARIEWRPQGVDQEQERANGVLRRDLGTPRVLAFANPKGGVHKTTATVLAAATVGSVRGQGVLAWDDNELRGTLGLRAGSARHARTIRHLVTDLAQIEILEGDTLLGRLDDYLRHASDGSYDVLAGEESPRFAQRLDQFTVRRVLELLRRTHDVVCVDTGNNVESPNWRTVMQAADQLVVTTVPREDAAFSADWMLDLLHEEGMGELADNAVTLISCPTPGRSPLQDDLERHFATRTRGVAVVPYDPALETGASIEYHQLQPETRQAWLRAAAMMVEPFAR, via the coding sequence ATGGCGCTGGGAGGGCGGGCCGTGGAGGGCAGTGAGACCGGCTGGGGCCGGCCGGCCGAACCAGCGCCGCGGTGGCGTGCGTTGTTGGACCGCGCCCGGCTGGGCGGTCGCGGCGCGGAGCAGACCGAGCCGGACCGGCGTGCCGACGACGCGCCGCCGGACCCGCTGCCACGGCGCGCGGCCCCCAACGGCTACGCCGGGCGGGCACCGGCCATCGGGCATCCAGCCGATCTGTCGTACGGCGCGGAGCCCGACTACCGGGCCGAGGCGACCTACCGCGTCGACCCCGCCTACCGGGCCGAGCCGGGTTACCGGGCGGACCCCGCGTACCGAACTGAGCCGGACTACCGGGCGGACCCCGCGTACCGGGCGGAGCCGGACTACCGGTCGGACCCGGCGTACCGGACGGAGCCGGGCTACCGGTCCGAGCCCGGCTTCCGGACCGAGCCGGACTATCGGGCGGAGCCCGCGTACCGCGCCGAGCCGACCTATCGCCCCGACCCGGGCTATCGGGCGGAGCCGGGTTACCGGGCCGAGCCCGGCTACCCGGCTGAGCCGGCGTACCGGCCCGAGCCCGGTTACCGGGCCGAGCCGGACTATCGGGCCGAGCCGACGTACCGGACCGAACCCGAGCCGCCGCCGGCCGTCCCCGACCCCGGTCAGTCGCGGTACGCGTTGCTGGACAACGGCTACCGGCCGAACGACCCGCCGGTGGAGTCGCGGTACGCCCTGCTGGAGACCGGCTACCAGCCGGAGACCGGTTATCCGGTCGCCGTGCCGTCGCCCCCGCCGGTCGCAGCGCCACCCGCCGCGCCGGTCGTGCCACCACCGGTCGCGCCGCCGACCCCGTCGGTCGGTTCGGCGGTCGTCGAACGTGCCTACCCGGCCCGGATCGAGTGGCGCCCGCAGGGCGTCGACCAGGAGCAGGAACGAGCCAACGGGGTGCTCCGGCGGGATCTGGGCACTCCCCGGGTGCTCGCCTTCGCCAATCCCAAGGGCGGGGTGCACAAGACCACCGCCACCGTGCTCGCCGCGGCCACCGTCGGCAGCGTGCGGGGGCAGGGCGTGCTGGCCTGGGACGACAACGAGCTGCGTGGCACCCTCGGGCTGCGGGCAGGCAGCGCCCGGCACGCCCGGACGATCCGGCACCTCGTCACCGACCTGGCCCAGATCGAGATCCTCGAGGGCGACACCCTGCTGGGTCGGCTGGACGACTACCTGCGGCACGCCTCCGACGGCTCGTACGACGTGCTGGCCGGCGAGGAGAGCCCGCGCTTCGCCCAACGACTGGACCAGTTCACCGTCCGGCGGGTGTTGGAGCTGCTGCGGCGCACCCACGACGTGGTCTGCGTCGACACCGGCAACAACGTGGAGAGCCCCAACTGGCGCACCGTGATGCAGGCCGCCGACCAGTTGGTGGTGACGACGGTGCCGCGGGAGGACGCGGCGTTCAGCGCGGACTGGATGCTCGACCTGCTGCACGAGGAGGGCATGGGGGAGTTGGCGGACAACGCCGTCACCCTCATCTCCTGCCCGACCCCGGGTCGCTCGCCGCTGCAGGACGACCTGGAGAGGCACTTCGCCACCCGCACCCGTGGAGTGGCGGTGGTGCCCTACGACCCGGCGCTGGAGACCGGGGCGTCCATCGAATACCACCAGCTCCAGCCGGAGACCCGGCAGGCGTGGTTGCGGGCGGCGGCGATGATGGTGGAGCCCTTCGCCCGGTGA
- a CDS encoding DUF2567 domain-containing protein, producing MSPDNPDPTRPVDEPDRPAPARTPSADSPQTEQGAGAPPQAEQPPGPQPEAGPQSEAGPQSDTHPLAPPHGYGPGDAPASAAYQSSLELTFDEPRRPARTVATVLASVLAVAVLGVPFGLIWAAFAPDTPVLKTAEGAIYADPQPEQPIAADGWFSLLGLAFGLLVALALWFVLRRRRGPVGLLAAVLGALAAAPVAWQVGRRIGLATFDRMLATAPAGQSFTKPADLRAGGVDWLLGVLPVPHGNLLLPAFGAAITYTLLAGWSRWPGLRPEPEPGLSWVSAGTPVPPTAPEPPAPDAAEPPRG from the coding sequence GTGAGCCCGGACAACCCCGACCCCACGCGGCCCGTCGACGAGCCCGACCGACCCGCGCCAGCCCGCACACCGAGCGCGGACTCGCCGCAGACCGAGCAGGGGGCCGGAGCGCCGCCGCAGGCGGAGCAGCCGCCCGGGCCGCAGCCGGAGGCCGGGCCGCAGTCGGAGGCCGGGCCGCAGTCGGACACCCACCCACTCGCACCACCGCACGGGTACGGTCCGGGCGACGCCCCGGCCTCGGCCGCGTACCAGAGTTCGTTGGAGTTGACCTTCGACGAGCCGCGTCGTCCGGCGCGCACCGTGGCGACGGTGCTGGCCAGTGTGCTCGCCGTGGCCGTCCTGGGTGTCCCGTTCGGGCTGATCTGGGCCGCGTTCGCGCCGGACACGCCGGTGCTCAAGACCGCCGAGGGGGCGATCTACGCCGACCCGCAACCGGAGCAGCCCATCGCCGCAGACGGATGGTTCAGTCTGCTCGGGCTGGCCTTCGGGTTGCTGGTGGCGCTCGCCCTGTGGTTCGTGCTGCGACGTCGGCGCGGCCCGGTCGGGCTGCTCGCCGCCGTCCTCGGCGCGTTGGCCGCCGCGCCGGTGGCCTGGCAGGTGGGACGGCGGATCGGCCTGGCCACCTTCGACCGGATGCTGGCCACCGCCCCGGCCGGGCAGTCCTTCACCAAACCCGCCGACCTGCGGGCCGGTGGGGTCGACTGGTTGCTCGGTGTCCTGCCGGTGCCCCACGGCAACCTGCTGTTGCCGGCGTTCGGCGCCGCGATCACGTACACCCTGCTGGCCGGCTGGTCGCGGTGGCCGGGCCTGCGCCCGGAGCCCGAGCCGGGGCTCAGTTGGGTGTCGGCGGGGACGCCAGTTCCGCCAACGGCACCGGAACCGCCCGCACCTGACGCAGCAGAGCCGCCTCGCGGTTGA